In one Oscillospiraceae bacterium genomic region, the following are encoded:
- a CDS encoding 3-hydroxybutyryl-CoA dehydrogenase, which yields MANETIERVTIVGVGTQGAQIAFRCALYGKQVRIYDLSQEAQRTAARKIDGWLTQYGEEGRPIPGGPAAFLDRITYAGQLAEGVADADLVIEVVPERLELKQKVWSEVDRLAPEHTYLTSNSSSLKSSDMGANLTQSRKGKTFNINFMTPVKDDLVEVMWNACTTQRTREVALTFLYDLKLVPIVTKKEIKGFSHNRVWRAIKKETLKLWEQDYCDYEDMDRAFMLEFGTPYGPFGLMDIVGLDVIRDIELSYYSESGDPSDQPPAKLLALIDGGKMGVKTGEGFYRYPHPAYESADWLNKRG from the coding sequence ATGGCAAATGAGACGATTGAGCGCGTGACGATTGTAGGCGTGGGGACGCAGGGGGCCCAAATCGCGTTCCGGTGCGCACTTTACGGCAAGCAGGTGCGCATATACGACCTGAGCCAGGAGGCGCAGCGGACCGCGGCGCGGAAAATCGACGGCTGGCTCACCCAGTACGGGGAGGAGGGCAGGCCCATTCCCGGCGGCCCCGCGGCCTTCCTGGACAGGATTACCTATGCCGGCCAGCTGGCCGAGGGAGTGGCGGACGCCGATCTGGTCATCGAGGTGGTCCCGGAGCGGCTGGAGCTCAAGCAGAAGGTGTGGAGCGAGGTGGACCGGCTGGCCCCGGAGCACACCTACCTCACCAGCAACAGTTCCTCCCTGAAGAGCTCCGACATGGGCGCCAACCTCACCCAGAGCAGGAAGGGAAAGACCTTCAACATCAACTTTATGACCCCCGTCAAGGACGATCTGGTGGAGGTCATGTGGAACGCCTGCACGACGCAGCGCACCCGCGAGGTGGCGCTCACCTTCCTGTACGACCTGAAGCTGGTCCCCATCGTGACGAAAAAGGAGATTAAGGGCTTTTCCCACAACAGGGTCTGGCGCGCCATTAAAAAGGAGACGCTGAAGCTCTGGGAGCAGGACTACTGCGACTACGAGGACATGGACCGGGCCTTTATGCTGGAATTCGGCACGCCGTACGGCCCCTTCGGGCTGATGGATATTGTGGGGCTGGACGTCATCCGCGACATCGAGCTGAGCTATTACAGCGAAAGCGGCGATCCCTCCGACCAGCCCCCCGCCAAGCTGCTGGCGCTCATCGACGGCGGGAAAATGGGGGTCAAGACCGGGGAGGGCTTCTACCGCTACCCCCACCCGGCCTATGAAAGCGCCGATTGGCTCAACAAGAGGGGTTAG
- a CDS encoding RNA polymerase subunit sigma-54 yields MGGDQQTVQELMDFFIEELHDDLCIMDGEGTVLRVSGTWLKKHDVEAGEVVGINAAVLEKRGVFRPSVTLAVLREKKRVEMIQYNKYGEKILVSGVPIFNEQGEIAWVVSYSAWDISNFNELKEKYSETKQQMERYSAELKELRARSLRTPKPVAESEQMKHLLGVAELVAKEDINLLITGETGVGKSMIAKLVHQMSRRADGPFIEINCGAIPENLLESELFGYEKGAFTGASREGKIGLIELSNHGTLFLDEVGEMSHGLQVKLLHTLQERRITRVGGVKSVGVDFRLITATNRDLKAMIKENKFRADLFFRISVVPLTIPPLRERPADLQALIDMLFYRLNRKYGKKKRLSLEARRLLLAYSWPGNVRELENVLEQLIVTSVEDNITTAHIPSELLLNSEAFGREDMGLKEALEHYEGKLVMHAYQKYHTTVDVGRALRISQPTAARKISKYRGLFKNE; encoded by the coding sequence ATGGGGGGCGATCAACAGACGGTACAGGAGCTGATGGATTTTTTCATCGAGGAGCTGCACGACGATCTCTGCATCATGGACGGGGAGGGGACCGTGCTGCGGGTCAGCGGGACCTGGCTGAAAAAACACGACGTCGAGGCGGGTGAGGTCGTGGGGATCAACGCGGCGGTCCTTGAAAAACGGGGGGTATTCCGGCCCTCCGTGACCTTGGCGGTCCTGCGCGAAAAAAAGCGCGTCGAGATGATCCAGTACAACAAATACGGGGAGAAAATCCTGGTCTCCGGCGTGCCGATCTTCAACGAGCAGGGGGAGATCGCATGGGTCGTGAGCTACTCCGCCTGGGACATCTCCAATTTCAACGAGCTGAAGGAGAAGTACAGCGAGACAAAGCAGCAGATGGAGCGCTACTCCGCCGAGCTGAAGGAGCTGCGGGCCAGGAGCCTGCGCACCCCGAAGCCCGTGGCCGAGAGCGAGCAGATGAAGCATCTGCTGGGCGTGGCGGAGCTGGTGGCGAAGGAGGACATCAACCTGCTCATTACCGGCGAGACCGGGGTGGGCAAGAGCATGATTGCAAAGCTGGTGCACCAGATGAGCCGCCGCGCCGACGGCCCCTTCATCGAGATCAACTGCGGCGCCATACCGGAAAACCTGCTGGAATCGGAGCTGTTCGGCTATGAGAAGGGCGCGTTCACCGGGGCCAGCCGGGAGGGTAAGATCGGACTAATCGAGCTGTCCAACCACGGCACCCTGTTTTTGGACGAAGTGGGCGAGATGTCGCACGGCCTCCAGGTAAAGCTCCTCCACACGCTCCAGGAGCGCAGGATCACCCGCGTGGGCGGGGTAAAGTCGGTGGGCGTCGATTTCAGGCTGATCACCGCTACCAACCGGGATTTAAAGGCCATGATCAAGGAAAACAAATTCCGGGCCGACCTGTTTTTCCGGATCAGCGTGGTGCCGCTGACGATCCCGCCGCTGCGGGAGCGCCCGGCGGATTTACAGGCGCTGATAGACATGCTCTTCTACCGCCTCAACCGGAAGTACGGGAAGAAAAAAAGGCTCTCCCTGGAGGCGCGCAGGCTTCTGCTGGCCTATAGCTGGCCCGGAAACGTGCGCGAGCTGGAAAACGTGCTGGAGCAGCTTATCGTGACCTCGGTGGAGGACAATATCACCACCGCCCACATCCCCAGTGAGCTGCTGCTCAACTCCGAGGCGTTCGGCCGGGAGGACATGGGCCTCAAGGAGGCGCTGGAGCATTACGAGGGCAAGCTGGTTATGCACGCCTATCAGAAATACCACACCACAGTGGATGTGGGCAGGGCGCTGCGGATCAGCCAGCCCACGGCCGCGCGGAAAATCAGCAAGTACCGGGGGCTATTCAAAAACGAATAG
- a CDS encoding sodium:proline symporter: protein MLQVIWAVTFAGIVFFGILAGRKIKNIRDWALGGRTLSWLDVGALTAAFQMGGTTIVGIAQNGFLIGYAGAWYSITGTLAILCMALMVGRIRKRMTNDSVAAFIEERFSKPTAKVYSYSYLLMGFFYIPIQLFALCTIIQVVIPNASLAVAAIVGLLLSVSYSALSGIQGAKTVGKLTCLLAYVFIAAGVVWTLSKVGGWGALSENLPHSYFTMTTMPWMTVIGWFITTFIAFITMQAAIQPVLAAKDERHAKIGAVAGAFISLPMGFLTATCGLIAKVSLPETDSASAFVATIGHYLPVWLVGIIFGAVALIIATTLSSQVLAVGTIMKNIYVDDINKKADDKKVLLVSRSLTFLFSALTLIPIFQISRATLSNIFVILLACGTGPMAFAVAGGLYWKRATKQGALWSMLSGFAVGIVWVVLGLSDKLHPIYPILIVSLAAGILISIATGGRQGDIAANEP from the coding sequence ATGCTACAGGTTATCTGGGCGGTTACCTTTGCAGGAATTGTATTTTTTGGAATTCTGGCTGGACGAAAGATCAAAAACATCCGCGACTGGGCCCTGGGCGGCAGGACGCTGAGCTGGCTTGACGTGGGCGCGCTGACGGCGGCCTTCCAGATGGGCGGCACCACCATAGTTGGCATCGCGCAGAACGGCTTTTTAATCGGCTACGCCGGCGCGTGGTACAGCATCACCGGCACGCTCGCCATCCTCTGTATGGCGCTGATGGTGGGGCGAATCCGAAAGCGGATGACCAACGACTCGGTGGCGGCCTTTATTGAGGAGCGCTTCAGCAAGCCCACCGCCAAGGTCTACTCCTACTCGTACCTGTTGATGGGCTTTTTCTATATCCCGATCCAGCTGTTCGCCCTGTGCACCATTATCCAGGTTGTGATTCCCAATGCCAGCCTGGCCGTGGCCGCGATTGTCGGGCTGCTGCTGTCGGTCTCGTACAGCGCGCTGTCCGGCATTCAGGGGGCCAAGACCGTGGGCAAGCTGACCTGCCTGCTGGCCTACGTGTTCATCGCAGCGGGCGTCGTTTGGACGCTGTCCAAGGTGGGCGGCTGGGGTGCGCTGTCGGAAAACCTGCCCCACTCCTACTTTACGATGACGACGATGCCGTGGATGACCGTGATCGGCTGGTTCATCACGACCTTTATCGCCTTTATCACCATGCAGGCCGCCATACAGCCGGTGCTGGCGGCCAAGGACGAGCGCCACGCCAAAATCGGCGCGGTGGCGGGCGCCTTCATCTCCCTCCCGATGGGCTTCCTCACGGCGACCTGCGGCCTGATTGCCAAGGTGTCCCTGCCGGAGACCGACAGCGCAAGCGCCTTTGTGGCCACCATCGGCCACTATCTCCCGGTATGGCTGGTCGGCATTATCTTCGGCGCGGTGGCCCTGATTATCGCCACCACGCTCTCCTCCCAGGTGCTGGCCGTCGGCACCATCATGAAGAATATCTACGTGGACGACATTAACAAGAAGGCCGATGATAAAAAGGTCCTCCTGGTCTCCCGCTCCCTCACCTTCCTCTTCTCCGCGCTGACCTTAATCCCCATCTTCCAGATCAGCCGCGCCACCCTGTCCAACATTTTCGTCATTCTCCTGGCCTGCGGAACCGGCCCCATGGCCTTTGCCGTCGCGGGCGGGCTGTACTGGAAGCGGGCCACCAAGCAGGGGGCGCTTTGGAGTATGCTCTCGGGGTTTGCCGTGGGGATTGTCTGGGTCGTTTTGGGCCTCAGCGACAAGCTCCATCCCATCTACCCCATCCTGATCGTCTCCCTGGCGGCCGGCATCCTCATTTCCATCGCCACCGGCGGCCGGCAGGGTGATATAGCCGCGAACGAACCGTAG